A stretch of the Gossypium hirsutum isolate 1008001.06 chromosome D07, Gossypium_hirsutum_v2.1, whole genome shotgun sequence genome encodes the following:
- the LOC107953918 gene encoding beta-glucosidase 44, with the protein MKPLLLCFAFAVIVGIGNAAVMDTGGLSRDSFPKGFVFGTATSAYQVEGMANKGGRGPCIWDVYVKQPGHIANNDTADVAVDQYHHYKEDVDLLANFNFDAYRFSISWSRIFPEGVGRVNWEGVDYYNRLINYLVKKGITPYGNLYHYDLPQALQEKYNGFLNRQIVEDYADYAEFCFKTFGDRVKNWFTFNEPRIVAALGFDNGINPPSRCSKEVGNCTDGNSAIEPYIVGHNLILSHAEAVKRYREKYQAKQKGSIGILLDFNWYEPLTRSKADNHAAQRARDFHVGWFLHPIRYGEYPRTMQEIVGKRLPKFTEEEVKMVNGSFDYVGINQYTTSYISNPTTPSNVTSYQSDWNAAFANAKYGVQIGPRANSWWLYIVPWGMYKTVTYIKERYGDMNVIISENGMDDPGNATLPNGLKDTTRIKFFKDYMTQLKKAIDEGANVTGYFAWSLLDNFEWLLGYTSRFGIVYVDYNNLKRYPKMSAYWFKQLLEKKQ; encoded by the exons ATGAAGCCGTTGCTGTTATGTTTTGCTTTTGCTGTGATCGTCGGCATCGGAAATGCGGCGGTGATGGACACCGGAGGGCTTAGCAGAGACAGTTTTCCGAAGGGATTTGTGTTCGGAACTGCAACTTCAGCTTATCAAGTTGAAGGGATGGCTAATAAAGGCGGCCGAGGACCTTGCATTTGGGATGTTTATGTTAAACAACCAG GCCATATTGCTAATAATGATACTGCTGACGTTGCTGTTGACCAGTACCACCATTACAAG GAAGATGTAGATTTGTTggcaaatttcaattttgatgctTATCGGTTCTCAATTTCATGGTCAAGGATCTTTCCAG agGGTGTTGGAAGAGTAAATTGGGAGGGAGTTGATTATTACAACAGGTTGATCAATTACTTGGTTAAGAAAg GTATTACTCCGTATGGGAACTTGTACCATTATGATCTCCCTCAAGCTCTTCAGGAGAAGTACAATGGGTTCTTGAACCGTCAAATTGT GGAAGATTATGCTGATTATGCAGAGTTTTGTTTCAAGACATTTGGTGATAGAGTCAAGAACTGGTTTACATTCAATGAACCCAGGATCGTGGCTGCTCTTGGCTTTGATAATGGCATCAATCCTCCTTCAAGGTGTTCCAAAGAAGTTGGAAATTGCACTGATGGAAACTCCGCCATTGAGCCTTACATTGTTGGACATAATTTGATCTTATCCCATGCTGAAGCAGTTAAAAGATATCGTGAAAAATACCAG GCAAAGCAAAAAGGGAGTATTGGTATTCTCTTGGATTTTAATTGGTATGAACCTCTCACAAGATCAAAAGCTGATAACCATGCAGCTCAAAGAGCTAGAGATTTTCATGTTGGCTG GTTTCTACATCCCATTCGGTATGGCGAGTATCCCAGAACAATGCAAGAAATAGTCGGCAAAAGGCTGCCGAAGTTTACTGAGGAAGAGGTTAAGATGGTGAATGGTTCATTTGATTATGTAGGCATTAACCAATATACTACTAGCTATATTTCTAATCCTACAACACCATCAAATGTTACAAGCTACCAATCAGATTGGAATGCAGCCTTTGCCA ATGCAAAGTATGGAGTGCAAATTGGTCCAAGAGCAAATTCTTGGTGGCTTTACATTGTCCCTTGGGGTATGTACAAAACTGTGACTTATATAAAAGAGCGGTACGGGGACATGAATGTTATTATCTCAGAAAATG GTATGGATGACCCTGGAAATGCTACACTTCCAAATGGATTGAAGGACACCACAAGGATAAAGTTTTTCAAGGATTACATGACTCAGTTGAAGAAAGCCATTGATGAAGGAGCCAACGTGACCGGCTATTTTGCGTGGTCGTTGTTGGATAACTTTGAATGGTTATTAGGATATACTTCAAGGTTTGGCATCGTTTACGTTGATTACAACAATCTCAAGAGATACCCCAAGATGTCTGCTTATTGGTTCAAACAATTACTTGAAAAGAAGCAATGA
- the LOC107953919 gene encoding uncharacterized protein — MQDPRVLLLEEDSNPKIRKKKSSANKAPLFPLERNDIKGVQQVQGSVPLRTGKKTSKRNSKNELSPIFQQPERSNSDSLPDSSTSGNEYRALRRKYLLLEEESFTLGKELKDVEDEVKALEDEKLALLDQLVVLEGLMDPSEMQSHGA, encoded by the coding sequence ATGCAAGATCCGAGGGTGCTGCTGTTAGAGGAAGATTCGAATCCTAAGATACGGAAAAAGAAAAGCTCTGCTAACAAAGCACCGCTGTTTCCGTTGGAAAGGAATGATATCAAAGGGGTTCAACAGGTACAGGGATCTGTACCATTAAGAACAGGGAAAAAGACATCGAAAAGGAACTCGAAGAATGAACTCTCTCCTATATTTCAGCAACCCGAGAGATCTAACTCAGATTCATTACCAGACTCTTCTACATCTGGGAATGAGTACCGCGCACTGAGGCGTAAGTACTTGCTATTGGAAGAAGAAAGCTTTACATTAGGTAAAGAGCTTAAAGATGTTGAAGATGAAGTCAAGGCACTTGAAGACGAGAAGCTTGCTTTACTGGATCAACTTGTCGTATTAGAAGGTTTAATGGATCCTTCTGAAATGCAATCTCATGGAGCTTAG